From Phenylobacterium montanum, the proteins below share one genomic window:
- a CDS encoding polysaccharide deacetylase family protein — translation MRRSTAFLAALIPICLLAWGPQARAGGGRVALTFDDLPALSLFNDQPYVNYLNEMLLRGLKRRRLPATGFVNESKLDQIDRAQQIANLEKWLDAGMTLGNHTFSHESPDQLGGAGYIQDIARGEPVTRGLLEKRGRSLGWFRHPYLETGVPEAVKKEIDDWLAAHGYRIAPVTIDADDWEFAEPYDDAIARHDEARRLRIKRQYLEYTERTVGWYQAASTALFGRQIAFVMLLHATRLNADCIDDLADILKRRKLKGVTLDEAMKDPAYRTRDPYVGHDGIDWMERWSNELHKDLPWDSWQDPPRQIVEEYDRTNNDRH, via the coding sequence ATGCGCCGATCGACAGCATTCCTCGCGGCCCTGATCCCGATCTGCCTTTTGGCCTGGGGGCCGCAAGCGCGCGCCGGGGGCGGCAGGGTCGCCCTCACCTTCGACGACCTTCCGGCGCTGAGCCTGTTCAATGACCAGCCCTATGTGAACTACCTCAACGAGATGCTGCTGCGCGGGCTGAAGCGGCGGCGCCTGCCGGCGACCGGCTTCGTCAACGAGAGCAAGCTCGACCAGATCGACCGGGCTCAGCAGATCGCCAACCTGGAAAAGTGGCTGGACGCCGGCATGACCCTCGGCAACCACACCTTCAGCCATGAATCGCCCGATCAGCTGGGCGGCGCCGGCTATATCCAGGACATAGCGCGCGGCGAGCCGGTGACCCGCGGGCTGCTGGAAAAGCGCGGCCGATCGCTGGGCTGGTTTCGCCACCCCTATCTCGAGACCGGGGTTCCTGAGGCGGTCAAGAAGGAGATCGACGACTGGCTCGCAGCCCACGGCTACCGGATCGCGCCGGTCACCATCGACGCCGACGACTGGGAATTCGCCGAGCCCTATGACGACGCCATCGCCCGCCACGACGAGGCCCGGCGCCTGCGGATCAAGCGGCAATATCTCGAATACACCGAGCGCACCGTCGGCTGGTACCAGGCTGCGTCGACCGCCCTGTTCGGCCGGCAGATCGCCTTTGTCATGTTGCTGCACGCCACCCGGCTGAACGCCGATTGCATCGACGACCTGGCCGACATCCTCAAGCGCCGCAAGCTGAAGGGCGTGACCCTGGACGAGGCGATGAAGGATCCGGCCTATCGCACGCGCGACCCCTATGTGGGCCACGACGGCATCGACTGGATGGAGCGCTGGTCGAACGAACTGCACAAGGACCTGCCCTGGGACAGCTGGCAGGACCCACCCAGGCAGATCGTCGAAGAATACGACCGCACCAACAACGACCGGCACTGA
- a CDS encoding acyl-CoA dehydrogenase family protein yields the protein MTQAAPVTDEALREEVRAWLADNWKGLPRSGGGAGWTASPEQKAWLAKVVEARWAVPRWPAAWLGRGLSDAQARIIEREFAAAGAPGAGQDRTNLWANTLLACGTEALKQKLVLPLLRQEVGMCLLYSEPGAGSDLAGIRTRAERVGDHFVVNGQKVWTSGAATADYGMLIARTDWDVPKHKGISFFFLPMKQPGVEVRPLRQITDESHFNEVFITDAIVPAENLLRDLGDGWSVLQTALAYERSVMGESARGGRSGAAESKTEEPLIALAREAGALGDPLLRQDLAQAIAYKRLNALNTARAKADLAQGSSSPVMSLGKLAMSRILHEEARVRTAILGAASLLEGPDHPRSEDANFLALNAYFTSIGGGTDQIQRNIIGERVLGLPREPEVDRDIPFREVRSGR from the coding sequence ATGACGCAAGCCGCACCCGTGACCGACGAGGCCCTGCGCGAAGAAGTCCGCGCCTGGCTGGCAGACAACTGGAAGGGCCTGCCGCGCTCCGGCGGCGGGGCCGGCTGGACCGCCTCGCCCGAGCAGAAGGCCTGGCTGGCCAAGGTGGTCGAGGCGCGCTGGGCTGTGCCCCGCTGGCCAGCGGCCTGGCTGGGCCGCGGCCTGTCCGACGCCCAGGCCCGGATCATCGAGCGCGAATTCGCCGCCGCCGGCGCGCCAGGCGCCGGCCAGGACCGCACCAATCTCTGGGCCAACACCCTTCTGGCCTGCGGCACGGAGGCCCTGAAGCAGAAGCTGGTCCTGCCGCTGCTGCGCCAGGAGGTCGGCATGTGCCTGCTCTATTCCGAGCCCGGCGCGGGCTCGGACCTGGCCGGCATCCGCACCCGGGCCGAGCGGGTGGGTGACCATTTCGTGGTCAACGGCCAGAAGGTCTGGACCTCGGGCGCGGCCACCGCCGACTATGGCATGCTGATCGCCCGCACCGACTGGGATGTCCCCAAGCACAAGGGCATCAGCTTTTTCTTCCTGCCGATGAAGCAGCCGGGGGTCGAGGTCAGGCCCCTGCGCCAGATCACCGACGAAAGTCACTTCAACGAGGTGTTCATCACCGACGCCATCGTTCCGGCCGAGAACCTGCTGCGCGACCTGGGCGACGGCTGGAGCGTGCTGCAGACGGCCCTGGCCTACGAGCGCTCGGTGATGGGCGAATCCGCCCGCGGCGGGCGCTCAGGGGCGGCGGAGTCCAAGACCGAGGAGCCGCTGATCGCCCTGGCGCGGGAGGCGGGGGCCCTGGGCGACCCGCTGCTGCGGCAGGACCTCGCCCAGGCGATCGCCTACAAGCGCCTCAACGCCCTCAACACCGCCCGCGCCAAAGCCGACCTGGCTCAGGGCAGCTCCTCCCCGGTGATGAGCCTGGGCAAGCTGGCCATGAGCCGCATCCTGCACGAGGAGGCGAGGGTGCGCACCGCCATCCTGGGCGCCGCGAGCCTGCTGGAAGGCCCCGATCATCCGCGTTCGGAGGACGCCAACTTCCTGGCCCTGAACGCCTATTTCACCTCCATCGGCGGCGGCACCGACCAGATCCAGCGCAACATCATCGGCGAACGGGTTCTCGGCCTGCCCCGCGAGCCCGAGGTCGACCGCGACATTCCCTTCCGCGAGGTCCGCAGCGGTCGCTAG
- a CDS encoding acyl-CoA dehydrogenase family protein, which yields MASLSAEERSALRDAVSRLLADKSTEADVRRTMETETGYDSGLWGQLAEMGVTGLVIEEAYGGAGAGPMEVEAVMEAAGAALLCSPLLASSVLAAELLRALGDEDAKARLLPDMAAGKTIVTAALTGDAGTWVEDGVSVTADAVDEAFALNGVASYVLNGQNADVLLVLARADDGLAVFEVDPKADGVSLAGLPTFDHTLRLARITFSGAPARRIGGAAWRAVQAAIDLALVALAGEQAGAAQRCLDFTVDYAKNRYQFGRAIGSFQAIKHMAADLLLETESAISAARHAAARLAEGAADAEAAVSLAAFACADAFTRTTADAVQMHGGIAFTWAHPAHLYLRRARADAQLFGASPAHRERFLKALGA from the coding sequence ATGGCCAGTCTGTCCGCAGAGGAAAGATCCGCGCTGCGCGACGCGGTCAGCCGGCTCCTGGCCGACAAGAGCACGGAGGCCGACGTGCGGCGGACCATGGAGACGGAGACCGGCTACGACTCCGGCCTCTGGGGCCAGCTCGCCGAGATGGGCGTCACCGGCCTCGTGATCGAGGAGGCCTATGGCGGCGCGGGCGCCGGGCCGATGGAGGTCGAGGCGGTGATGGAGGCAGCGGGCGCCGCGCTTCTGTGCTCGCCGCTCCTGGCCTCCAGCGTGCTGGCGGCCGAGCTCTTGCGCGCCCTGGGCGACGAGGACGCAAAGGCGCGGCTGCTGCCGGACATGGCCGCCGGCAAGACCATCGTCACCGCCGCCCTGACTGGGGACGCCGGAACCTGGGTCGAGGATGGAGTATCGGTCACCGCCGACGCCGTGGACGAGGCCTTCGCCCTTAACGGCGTCGCCAGCTACGTCCTCAACGGCCAGAACGCCGATGTCCTGCTGGTGCTGGCGCGGGCCGACGATGGCCTGGCCGTCTTCGAGGTCGATCCCAAGGCCGACGGCGTCAGTCTCGCTGGGCTGCCGACCTTCGACCACACGCTTCGGCTGGCGCGGATCACCTTCTCGGGCGCGCCCGCCCGGCGGATCGGCGGCGCGGCCTGGCGGGCGGTTCAGGCGGCCATCGATCTGGCCCTCGTGGCCCTCGCCGGCGAGCAGGCGGGCGCCGCGCAGCGTTGCCTGGACTTCACCGTCGACTACGCCAAGAACCGCTATCAGTTCGGCCGCGCCATCGGCTCCTTCCAGGCCATCAAGCACATGGCGGCCGACCTCCTGTTGGAGACCGAGAGCGCCATCTCGGCGGCGCGCCACGCCGCGGCCCGACTGGCCGAGGGCGCCGCCGATGCGGAGGCTGCGGTCAGCCTGGCCGCCTTCGCCTGCGCCGACGCCTTCACCCGGACCACCGCCGACGCGGTGCAGATGCACGGCGGCATCGCCTTCACCTGGGCGCATCCGGCCCACCTCTACCTGCGGCGGGCCCGCGCCGACGCCCAGTTGTTCGGCGCCTCGCCGGCCCATCGCGAGCGCTTCCTGAAAGCGCTGGGAGCCTGA
- a CDS encoding TetR/AcrR family transcriptional regulator, whose product MLDAAIGLYAEAGWAGFSYEALARRSGVGKAGLYARWKSREALLRRTLEARWLAPARIDTGSLRGDLLALAGQIFGVLTSDHAGVARWMPADAVRHPEVEAALTPYREATVSQGRAIVRRAIARGEIAPSVNPGLLMDLVVGGVTNHVSTTPRRLRAAMIAKSERFSADLVDAVLRGVGAGEPISPASS is encoded by the coding sequence GTGCTCGACGCGGCGATCGGCCTCTATGCCGAGGCCGGCTGGGCGGGTTTCAGCTATGAGGCCCTGGCCCGCCGCTCCGGCGTGGGCAAGGCCGGTCTCTACGCCCGCTGGAAGAGCCGCGAGGCGCTTTTGCGGCGGACCCTCGAGGCCCGATGGCTGGCCCCGGCGCGTATCGACACCGGTTCGCTACGCGGCGACCTCCTGGCCCTGGCCGGGCAGATCTTCGGGGTGCTGACCAGCGACCATGCAGGCGTCGCGCGGTGGATGCCGGCGGACGCCGTGCGCCATCCCGAGGTGGAGGCCGCCCTGACCCCCTACCGCGAGGCAACCGTCAGCCAGGGCCGGGCCATCGTGCGGCGGGCCATCGCCCGCGGCGAGATCGCGCCCAGCGTCAATCCGGGCCTGCTGATGGACCTGGTGGTCGGCGGGGTGACCAACCACGTCAGCACCACCCCGCGCCGCCTGCGCGCCGCCATGATCGCCAAGTCCGAGCGTTTCAGCGCCGATCTGGTGGACGCGGTGCTGCGCGGCGTTGGAGCCGGCGAGCCTATTTCGCCGGCGTCGAGCTGA
- a CDS encoding YceI family protein, whose translation MPPYRALFAAKAAFSLALAASPAIAQTAAAPQPPAGQYYMDKAHTSVVFRVSHLGFSHYTARFSRVDGTLAFDPDHPTAMKVEATIDPTSLELNTPPAGFHDQLMGKSWFEAAQFPQITFRSTSVELTGPHAAKVTGDLTLHGVTKPVVLDVTYNGGWPPNNFDPGGARIGFSAHGVLKRSAYGISYGVPAPGSSMGVSDEVDVAIETEFSSTPAK comes from the coding sequence ATGCCACCCTATCGAGCCCTCTTCGCGGCCAAGGCCGCCTTTTCACTCGCCCTCGCCGCCAGCCCTGCGATCGCCCAGACCGCCGCCGCGCCGCAGCCTCCGGCCGGCCAGTACTACATGGACAAGGCGCACACCTCGGTGGTGTTTCGGGTCAGCCACCTTGGATTCTCCCACTACACGGCCCGTTTTTCTCGGGTGGACGGTACGCTGGCGTTCGATCCTGACCACCCCACGGCCATGAAAGTCGAGGCGACCATCGACCCCACCTCGCTGGAGCTGAACACCCCGCCGGCCGGCTTTCACGATCAGCTGATGGGCAAGAGCTGGTTCGAAGCCGCCCAGTTCCCGCAGATCACATTCCGTTCGACATCAGTCGAACTCACCGGCCCGCACGCGGCCAAGGTCACGGGCGACCTCACCCTGCACGGGGTGACCAAGCCTGTGGTGCTGGACGTGACCTACAACGGCGGCTGGCCGCCCAACAATTTCGATCCCGGCGGCGCCAGGATCGGCTTTTCCGCCCACGGCGTGCTGAAGCGCTCCGCCTACGGAATATCCTACGGCGTTCCGGCCCCAGGCTCGAGCATGGGCGTCAGCGACGAGGTGGACGTGGCGATCGAGACCGAGTTCAGCTCGACGCCGGCGAAATAG
- a CDS encoding sensor histidine kinase, translating to MPQLSVNPWRSIRTGLSAVFLLFLVLVAILGAFSVSELRDVNRVSAEIRDRWLQSTRALGDLNNYTSDARAAEASRLLAHSDPQKAEMDREIVEIDRQVARAERSYLQVAHDAEERALYARFIGNWNAYHAVSGQVLSAAREGRQAEADALYASGSLKAYAAASDALGVLTDRTVVRAREASKQATVAYRTARALIAAAIVLAALGLAGGVYYTTRAISRPLLDLTARMRSLAANETRIDIPYTRRRDEVGEMARAVVVFRANAIELARSQQALIQQASLLEERLEAERRLTGMQRNFVSMASHEFRTPLTIIDGHAQRLASLKGRLSPDDVAERAGRIRKAVLRLRHAIEQLLESTRLSDGDAKLYYHPVAFDPAALLREVCQVHRDIAPEVRIVERYGELPADFVGDPKLLYQVISNLVSNAVKYSPDAAVIDLDAQVRDHVLEIIVQDHGIGIPPADLPQVFDRYHRGGNVGGVVGAGVGLYLVKMVVDLHAGQVAVASRLGEGTRVTVSLPLTAALAQIFRASASQV from the coding sequence GTGCCGCAGCTCTCCGTCAACCCCTGGCGCTCGATCCGCACCGGCCTTTCGGCGGTGTTCCTGCTGTTCCTGGTGCTGGTGGCGATCCTCGGGGCGTTCAGCGTCAGCGAACTCCGCGACGTGAACCGGGTCTCCGCCGAGATCCGCGACCGCTGGCTGCAGAGCACCCGCGCGCTCGGCGACCTGAACAACTACACCTCCGACGCCCGCGCTGCGGAGGCGAGCCGCCTGTTGGCCCACAGCGACCCGCAGAAGGCGGAGATGGATCGCGAGATCGTCGAGATCGATCGCCAGGTCGCCCGGGCCGAGCGCAGTTATCTGCAGGTGGCGCACGATGCCGAGGAAAGGGCGCTCTACGCGCGTTTCATCGGGAACTGGAACGCCTACCACGCCGTCTCGGGGCAGGTGCTGTCCGCTGCGCGCGAGGGGCGCCAGGCCGAGGCCGATGCGCTCTACGCCTCAGGTTCGCTGAAGGCCTACGCGGCCGCCAGCGACGCCCTCGGCGTCCTCACCGACCGCACGGTGGTCCGCGCCCGAGAGGCCAGCAAACAGGCCACTGTGGCCTACCGGACCGCGCGGGCCCTGATCGCCGCCGCCATCGTCCTTGCCGCGCTGGGGCTGGCGGGCGGCGTGTACTACACGACCCGCGCCATCTCCCGGCCCCTCTTGGACCTGACTGCGCGAATGCGCTCGCTGGCCGCCAATGAGACCCGCATCGACATCCCCTACACTCGCCGGCGCGACGAGGTCGGCGAGATGGCCCGCGCCGTGGTGGTGTTCCGCGCCAACGCCATCGAACTGGCGCGCAGCCAGCAGGCCCTGATCCAACAGGCGAGCCTTCTGGAGGAGCGGCTGGAGGCCGAGCGCAGGTTGACCGGGATGCAGCGCAATTTCGTCTCCATGGCCTCGCATGAGTTCAGGACGCCCCTAACCATCATCGACGGCCACGCCCAGAGGTTGGCCTCGCTGAAGGGGCGTCTGTCGCCCGACGACGTCGCAGAGCGGGCAGGGCGCATCAGGAAGGCGGTGCTGCGGCTGCGCCACGCGATCGAGCAGCTGCTGGAATCCACACGCCTGTCCGACGGCGACGCCAAGCTCTACTACCATCCGGTCGCCTTCGATCCTGCGGCCTTGCTGCGCGAGGTCTGCCAGGTTCACCGCGACATCGCTCCGGAAGTCCGCATCGTCGAGCGGTATGGGGAACTGCCGGCGGACTTCGTCGGCGATCCCAAGCTGCTCTACCAGGTGATCAGCAACCTGGTGTCCAACGCGGTGAAGTATTCCCCGGACGCCGCCGTGATCGACCTCGACGCCCAAGTCCGCGACCATGTCCTGGAGATCATCGTCCAGGACCACGGGATCGGAATTCCCCCCGCCGACCTGCCTCAAGTCTTCGACCGTTATCACCGCGGCGGCAATGTCGGCGGCGTGGTCGGCGCCGGCGTCGGCCTCTATCTGGTCAAGATGGTGGTGGACCTGCACGCTGGCCAGGTGGCCGTCGCCAGCCGGCTGGGCGAGGGGACTCGGGTCACGGTCTCCCTGCCTCTGACCGCGGCCCTGGCGCAGATTTTTCGCGCGTCCGCCAGCCAGGTGTAG
- a CDS encoding response regulator transcription factor codes for MSQTPKAPGEAEPPTVLCIEDDRETAGLLAEDLTERGYRVLVRHNGREGLSAIMAQRPDLVLCDLNMPIMSGFEVLERLTANAPWLSDMPFVFLTALTDRDSELRGRRLGADDYVTKPIDFDILATIVKARLSRVPRRDLWRRDVALSPREIDALTWSARGKTSDEIAQILDLTRRTVDFHLDNARTKLGVATRTQAVAVAIAAELIML; via the coding sequence ATGTCGCAAACGCCGAAAGCCCCCGGCGAAGCCGAGCCGCCGACCGTCCTCTGCATCGAGGACGACCGGGAGACCGCGGGCCTGCTGGCCGAGGACCTGACGGAGCGCGGCTATCGCGTACTGGTCCGCCACAACGGGCGCGAGGGCCTCTCTGCGATCATGGCCCAGCGGCCGGACCTCGTGCTGTGCGACCTGAACATGCCGATCATGTCCGGCTTCGAGGTGCTGGAGCGGCTGACCGCCAACGCCCCCTGGCTGTCCGACATGCCGTTCGTATTCCTCACCGCCCTGACCGACCGCGACAGCGAACTGCGCGGGCGCCGGCTGGGAGCCGACGACTATGTGACCAAGCCGATCGACTTCGACATCCTGGCCACTATCGTCAAGGCGAGGCTGTCGCGCGTCCCGCGCCGCGACCTCTGGCGACGCGACGTCGCCCTGAGCCCGCGCGAGATCGACGCCCTGACCTGGTCGGCCCGTGGCAAGACCTCGGACGAAATCGCCCAGATCCTCGACCTGACACGCCGCACGGTGGATTTTCACCTGGACAACGCCCGCACCAAGCTGGGCGTGGCAACGCGCACCCAGGCGGTCGCGGTGGCCATAGCCGCCGAACTGATCATGCTCTAG
- a CDS encoding efflux RND transporter periplasmic adaptor subunit: MSPLTRRTQWTILVAAAIVGGGLFFGAPRLTALFAPPPAPADSPPPKGGFRPTDEQWSTFRFAAAEPRTFRIAAATDGKIATDDDRTTQVFSPFSGRVTAVMAVAGQAVRAGQPLFAVQALEFVQARSDLATAAAQVRVAEAAEARQHALYAASGAALKDWQQSQADLASARAALASARDRLALQGVSQASIAALEQSGATDRGRAVVAAPIAGMVLQRNVGEGQNVASIASGGATPEFVVSDLSHVWLVANLRETDVARVRLGQAMEVRANALPGEVFQGRLDFIAPTVDPNTHRVAVRATIENLGLKLKPEMFAEARLLTPQAAPGVSVPEAAVIFEADTARVWVAGPGHTLSLRQIRVGRVEDGAVEVVSGLRTGEQVVTSGSLFIDRAAQDQ; this comes from the coding sequence GTGAGCCCCCTCACGCGACGCACACAATGGACGATCCTGGTGGCGGCGGCGATCGTCGGCGGCGGTCTGTTCTTCGGCGCGCCGCGGCTCACCGCCCTGTTCGCGCCACCGCCGGCGCCTGCAGATTCGCCCCCGCCCAAGGGCGGTTTCCGCCCCACCGACGAGCAATGGTCCACCTTCCGCTTCGCCGCGGCCGAGCCTCGGACGTTCCGAATCGCCGCCGCGACCGACGGTAAGATCGCGACAGACGACGACCGCACCACTCAGGTGTTCTCGCCGTTCTCGGGCCGGGTGACGGCAGTGATGGCTGTGGCCGGCCAGGCGGTGCGCGCAGGCCAGCCCCTGTTCGCCGTCCAGGCCCTGGAGTTCGTGCAGGCCCGTAGCGACCTGGCGACCGCCGCCGCCCAGGTGCGCGTCGCCGAGGCGGCGGAAGCGCGGCAGCATGCGCTTTACGCCGCGAGCGGCGCGGCGCTGAAGGACTGGCAACAGAGCCAAGCGGACCTGGCGAGCGCCCGCGCGGCCCTCGCCTCGGCGCGTGATCGGCTGGCGCTGCAGGGGGTTAGCCAAGCTTCGATCGCCGCCCTGGAACAGTCCGGCGCAACCGACCGGGGCCGGGCGGTGGTCGCCGCGCCGATCGCCGGGATGGTCCTTCAGCGCAATGTCGGCGAGGGCCAGAACGTCGCCAGCATCGCCAGCGGCGGCGCCACCCCCGAATTCGTGGTCAGCGACCTCTCGCACGTCTGGCTGGTGGCCAATCTGCGCGAGACCGATGTCGCCCGCGTCCGGCTGGGCCAGGCCATGGAGGTGCGCGCCAACGCCCTGCCCGGCGAGGTTTTCCAAGGCCGGCTGGACTTCATCGCCCCGACGGTCGATCCCAACACGCACCGCGTCGCCGTCCGCGCGACGATCGAGAACCTCGGCCTGAAGCTGAAGCCCGAGATGTTCGCCGAGGCGCGCCTCCTGACCCCTCAGGCTGCGCCCGGCGTCAGCGTACCGGAGGCGGCGGTGATCTTCGAGGCCGATACCGCGCGGGTGTGGGTGGCCGGCCCTGGTCACACCCTGTCGCTGCGCCAGATCCGCGTCGGCCGGGTCGAGGACGGCGCGGTCGAGGTCGTCTCTGGCCTGAGGACCGGCGAGCAGGTGGTGACCAGCGGCTCGCTGTTCATCGACCGCGCGGCGCAGGACCAGTAG